Proteins encoded within one genomic window of Mycolicibacterium aubagnense:
- a CDS encoding AAA family ATPase, with product MTDDPVIAQLVLAVEQSPDALALRLHLAELLAERGRHAEALAHCGAVLAADPTDARAQGLLQQCTAALAAPVSVPEPEVPQSKSSFDWDAAEDQVSDIVKPAFVDEPAQAVGEDDFEAVTRSGVRLADVGGMEAVKKQLELSLLGPLRNPELMKAYKMSARGGLLLYGPPGCGKSFIAKAVSGELGANFYQVGIADVLHRWFGESERSIRSVFDTARRNAPCVLFFDEVDALGHRRSALSGTSGIRTIVNTLLEELDSASASNDGVYILGATNAPWDVDAALRRPGRFDRMVFVGLPDTEARAGIARLHLQDRPIEGIDLSALAARTAGFSGADLAHVCDTATQLAMADSLHTGQVRPVRMSDVEAALRQVRPSTGPWFDTARNVVEFGNRDGTYDDLAKYLRRNKIR from the coding sequence ATGACGGATGATCCGGTGATCGCGCAGTTGGTGCTGGCGGTCGAGCAGAGTCCGGACGCACTGGCCCTGCGCCTGCACCTGGCAGAGCTGCTGGCCGAGCGGGGGCGGCACGCCGAGGCATTGGCGCACTGTGGTGCGGTACTGGCGGCCGACCCGACCGACGCCAGGGCGCAGGGGTTGTTGCAGCAATGCACTGCGGCACTTGCCGCCCCGGTCTCGGTACCGGAACCTGAAGTCCCGCAATCGAAGTCATCGTTCGACTGGGATGCGGCCGAAGACCAGGTATCCGACATCGTCAAGCCTGCCTTTGTCGATGAACCCGCGCAGGCAGTAGGAGAGGACGATTTCGAGGCGGTTACGCGCAGTGGGGTGCGGCTCGCCGACGTCGGTGGCATGGAAGCCGTCAAGAAACAGCTGGAACTCTCGCTGCTCGGGCCACTTCGCAACCCCGAGCTGATGAAGGCCTACAAAATGTCGGCTCGCGGCGGTCTGCTGCTCTACGGGCCGCCAGGCTGTGGGAAGTCGTTCATCGCCAAGGCCGTATCGGGCGAGCTGGGCGCGAACTTCTATCAGGTCGGCATCGCAGATGTGTTGCACCGCTGGTTCGGTGAGAGCGAACGCAGCATCCGCTCGGTCTTCGACACCGCGCGGCGGAACGCGCCGTGCGTGCTGTTCTTCGATGAGGTCGATGCACTGGGCCACCGCCGATCCGCGTTGAGTGGTACGTCCGGCATCCGGACCATCGTCAATACCCTGCTGGAGGAACTGGATTCGGCCTCGGCCAGCAACGACGGCGTCTACATCCTGGGCGCCACCAACGCGCCATGGGATGTCGATGCGGCGCTGCGCCGACCGGGACGGTTCGACCGGATGGTTTTCGTCGGATTGCCTGACACCGAGGCCCGGGCCGGCATCGCGCGGCTACATCTGCAGGATCGCCCGATTGAGGGGATCGACCTGTCGGCGCTGGCGGCACGCACGGCGGGGTTCTCCGGCGCGGATCTGGCTCATGTCTGTGACACCGCAACGCAATTGGCGATGGCCGACTCGTTGCACACCGGGCAGGTACGGCCGGTGCGAATGTCCGACGTGGAGGCCGCGCTGCGTCAGGTTCGCCCGTCGACCGGTCCGTGGTTCGATACCGCCCGCAACGTCGTCGAATTCGGTAATCGGGACGGTACCTACGACGACCTGGCGAAGTATCTGCGCCGCAACAAGATTCGGTGA
- a CDS encoding tetratricopeptide repeat protein has protein sequence MTADAVDAALQQARVYLDVDNHQRAREVLAHALSMAPDDPALLIFDAQAAIGLEDYIGAERRLYAALKSAPDNEHAIRLYALALRGQGRLHEAKWMAWRAVCGNPNEYRTHLVYAQILSDEGWLDAALTEVTEAIRLEPSDPDLFVLRGNIFRKLSRTVESDAEYTAALRLQPDHAIATHNLAVNRMARGRLLGALRGFLGAGTLDPALGGLARRNIALAVARWLRWCTAGVLFLLWLLLVTAAPGNTLGVGPRVGIGVATVGLGAALGKLVVTVGRRTLASALKSRPLLAVRLVIVVVAVVLGTLTTVSPRQLEVVQVGAPMLLIVSFVVLWVGRFTRQ, from the coding sequence GTGACAGCCGACGCTGTCGACGCCGCGCTGCAACAGGCGCGGGTATACCTCGACGTCGACAACCACCAGCGTGCCCGCGAGGTGCTGGCCCACGCGCTGTCGATGGCGCCGGACGATCCGGCGTTGCTCATCTTCGATGCCCAGGCCGCCATCGGGCTCGAAGACTACATCGGCGCCGAGCGCCGGCTCTATGCGGCGTTGAAATCGGCCCCTGACAATGAGCACGCGATTCGCTTGTACGCCTTGGCACTTCGTGGACAGGGGCGGCTGCACGAGGCGAAGTGGATGGCCTGGCGAGCGGTCTGTGGCAACCCGAACGAGTACCGAACCCACTTGGTGTATGCCCAGATCCTGTCGGATGAAGGCTGGCTGGATGCCGCGCTGACCGAGGTCACCGAAGCGATCCGTCTGGAACCCTCGGATCCTGACCTGTTTGTCTTGCGCGGGAACATCTTTCGGAAGTTGTCCAGAACCGTCGAATCGGATGCCGAATACACCGCAGCGCTCCGGCTGCAACCCGATCATGCGATAGCGACGCACAACCTGGCGGTCAACCGGATGGCGCGGGGACGGCTGTTGGGTGCGTTGCGGGGCTTTCTCGGCGCCGGCACGCTCGACCCCGCCCTCGGCGGTCTGGCACGCCGCAACATCGCGCTCGCGGTGGCCCGGTGGCTGCGGTGGTGCACTGCCGGAGTGCTGTTCCTGCTGTGGCTGCTGCTCGTCACGGCAGCTCCGGGCAACACACTGGGTGTGGGACCGCGGGTCGGGATCGGTGTGGCGACTGTCGGCCTCGGAGCCGCGCTGGGAAAGCTGGTGGTCACCGTCGGGCGCCGGACCTTGGCTTCGGCCCTGAAAAGCCGGCCACTGCTGGCGGTGCGGCTGGTGATTGTCGTTGTCGCGGTGGTCCTGGGGACGCTCACGACCGTCAGCCCCCGGCAGCTGGAGGTCGTGCAAGTCGGCGCCCCGATGCTGCTCATCGTCAGCTTCGTGGTGCTCTGGGTCGGCCGCTTCACCCGACAGTAG
- a CDS encoding HNH endonuclease, which yields MRSCLACGNPLSKRSQKVYCSNACQASARRDAKTKRWLETGEVFLATRQDHYVRQYLADAQSGCCAICGGDTSWQDLPLTLVLDHIDGNPTNNRRENLRLICPNCDSQLPTYKSRNRGNGRHFRRERYANGQSY from the coding sequence ATGAGGTCATGTCTCGCTTGCGGTAATCCACTCTCGAAGCGCAGTCAGAAGGTCTACTGCAGTAACGCATGCCAGGCATCGGCTCGCCGCGACGCGAAGACGAAACGGTGGCTCGAGACCGGAGAGGTGTTCCTCGCCACCCGTCAGGATCATTACGTCCGGCAATACCTCGCCGACGCTCAATCCGGCTGCTGCGCGATCTGCGGCGGAGACACATCCTGGCAAGACCTGCCGCTGACGCTGGTACTGGATCACATCGACGGCAACCCGACGAACAACCGTCGGGAGAACCTGCGGCTGATCTGTCCGAACTGTGACTCACAGCTGCCGACGTACAAGAGTCGCAACCGCGGCAACGGCCGCCACTTCCGTCGCGAGCGATACGCCAATGGGCAGTCGTACTAG
- a CDS encoding response regulator transcription factor yields MAMAAVPEATPEARILVVDDETNIVELLSVSLKFQGFEVHSASNGPAALDKAREVKPDAVILDVMMPGMDGFGVLRRMRADGIDAPALFLTARDSLQDKVAGLTLGGDDYVTKPFSLEEVVARLRVILRRTGRGVEEPRSARLTFADIELDEDTHEVWKAGEPVSLSPTEFTLLRYFIINAGTVLSKPKILDHVWRYDFGGDVNVVESYVSYLRRKIDTGEKRLLHTLRGVGYVLREPR; encoded by the coding sequence ATGGCCATGGCTGCAGTTCCTGAGGCAACGCCCGAAGCACGGATCCTCGTAGTCGACGACGAGACCAACATCGTCGAGCTACTTTCCGTCAGCCTGAAGTTCCAGGGATTCGAGGTGCACTCCGCCTCCAACGGTCCCGCCGCGCTCGACAAGGCGCGCGAGGTGAAGCCCGACGCGGTGATCCTCGACGTGATGATGCCCGGTATGGACGGCTTCGGCGTCCTGCGCCGGATGCGCGCCGACGGCATCGATGCGCCCGCGCTCTTCCTCACCGCCCGCGACAGCCTGCAGGACAAGGTCGCCGGCCTCACGCTCGGCGGTGACGACTACGTCACCAAGCCGTTCAGCCTCGAAGAGGTCGTGGCGCGGCTGCGGGTGATCCTGCGCCGCACGGGCCGTGGCGTCGAAGAACCGCGCAGCGCCCGCCTGACGTTCGCCGACATCGAACTCGACGAGGACACCCACGAGGTGTGGAAGGCGGGGGAGCCGGTCTCGCTGTCGCCCACCGAGTTCACTCTGCTGCGCTACTTCATCATCAACGCCGGCACCGTGCTGTCGAAGCCGAAGATCCTCGACCACGTGTGGCGCTACGACTTCGGCGGTGACGTCAATGTCGTCGAGTCGTACGTGTCGTACCTGCGCCGCAAGATCGACACCGGCGAGAAGCGTCTGCTGCACACCTTGCGCGGCGTCGGCTACGTCCTGCGCGAACCGCGGTGA
- a CDS encoding sensor histidine kinase — MTRRLGERSDGTGPQGERSDGIGHGIRGIPLRVGLVAATVLLAACGLLASGVAVTSIMQHSLVNRVDETLLDASRSWAQEPRRIPALPIEGPNPARPPSNFYVRGIDPDGRVWIAVNDNDAQPALPDSNDVGPVPTTVGSTQHSDVKWRAMTVRGPAGELTTVAIDLSDVASTVRALAWSQVGIGAAVLLILGIAGYVAVHRSLRPLDEVERTAADIAAGQLDLRIPERDSRTEVGRLSLALNGMLAQIQNAVASSEQSAETARTSEERMRRFITDASHELRTPLTTIRGFAELYRQGAANDVEMLMSRIESEARRMGLLVEDLLLLARLDQQRPLEQRPVDLLILATDAVHDARSIAPRRSVSLELLDGPGTPEVMGDEARLRQVLGNLVMNAVQHTPESGGITVRVGTAGSDAVLEVCDQGPGLSAEDAQRIFERFYRTDSSRTRSSGGTGLGLSIVDSLVRAHGGVVTVTTAPGQGCRFTVRLPRIRVAADSAESAGSAGGAEGGDDLGLSLVE; from the coding sequence ATGACACGTCGGCTGGGCGAGCGAAGCGACGGGACAGGGCCTCAGGGCGAGCGAAGCGACGGGATAGGTCACGGTATCCGCGGCATTCCTCTGCGAGTGGGGCTGGTCGCCGCGACCGTGCTGCTGGCGGCCTGCGGTCTGCTGGCCTCCGGCGTCGCCGTCACGTCGATCATGCAGCACAGCCTGGTCAACCGCGTCGACGAGACGCTGCTGGACGCGTCCCGTAGCTGGGCGCAGGAGCCGCGGCGCATCCCGGCCCTGCCCATCGAAGGACCGAACCCGGCGCGGCCGCCGTCGAACTTCTACGTCCGCGGCATCGACCCCGACGGCCGGGTGTGGATCGCCGTCAACGACAACGACGCCCAGCCCGCACTGCCGGACAGCAATGACGTCGGCCCCGTACCGACAACGGTCGGCTCGACCCAGCACTCCGACGTCAAATGGCGCGCCATGACGGTGCGCGGCCCGGCCGGGGAACTGACGACGGTGGCGATCGACCTTTCCGACGTGGCATCGACGGTGCGCGCGCTGGCGTGGTCGCAGGTCGGTATCGGGGCCGCGGTCCTGCTGATCTTGGGTATCGCCGGCTATGTCGCTGTCCACCGCAGCCTGCGGCCCCTCGATGAGGTCGAGCGCACAGCCGCCGACATTGCCGCCGGCCAGCTCGACCTTCGTATTCCGGAGCGGGACTCACGCACCGAAGTGGGCCGGTTGTCGTTGGCGCTCAACGGAATGCTCGCGCAGATTCAGAATGCGGTCGCGTCGTCGGAACAGTCGGCGGAGACGGCGCGCACCTCCGAGGAACGGATGCGGCGGTTCATCACCGACGCGAGCCATGAGCTGCGGACCCCGCTGACCACCATTCGCGGATTCGCAGAGTTGTATCGACAGGGCGCCGCCAATGATGTCGAGATGCTGATGAGCCGGATCGAGAGCGAGGCTCGCCGCATGGGCCTGCTGGTCGAGGACCTGCTGCTGCTGGCCCGGCTGGACCAGCAGCGGCCGCTGGAGCAGCGTCCTGTCGACCTGCTGATCCTGGCCACCGACGCGGTGCATGACGCGCGATCAATCGCGCCGCGGCGGTCGGTGTCACTGGAATTGCTGGACGGTCCCGGCACCCCGGAAGTCATGGGTGATGAAGCCCGGCTGCGCCAGGTGCTGGGCAACCTGGTGATGAACGCGGTGCAGCACACCCCGGAGTCCGGTGGCATCACGGTGCGCGTCGGCACCGCGGGCAGCGACGCGGTGCTGGAGGTCTGCGATCAGGGTCCGGGCCTGTCGGCCGAGGACGCGCAGCGCATCTTCGAGCGCTTCTATCGCACGGACTCGTCCCGCACCCGGTCCAGCGGCGGCACGGGCCTCGGGCTGTCGATTGTCGACTCGCTGGTACGCGCGCACGGCGGCGTCGTCACGGTGACCACCGCGCCGGGGCAGGGCTGCCGGTTCACGGTGCGCCTGCCGCGCATCCGCGTCGCAGCGGACTCTGCCGAATCAGCCGGCTCAGCCGGCGGTGCCGAGGGCGGCGATGATCTTGGCCTGAGCCTCGTCGAGTGA
- a CDS encoding HIT family protein, which yields MPSVFTMIINRDLPGRFVYEDDDVVAFLTIEPMTQGHTLVVPRAEVDNWQDLDPELWGKVMSVSQKIGRAVCKAFDAERAGVIIAGLEVPHLHVHVFPARNLSDFGFANVDRNPSPESLDEAQAKIIAALGTAG from the coding sequence ATGCCGTCCGTGTTCACCATGATCATCAACCGCGACCTGCCGGGCCGATTCGTCTACGAGGACGACGACGTCGTTGCGTTCCTGACCATCGAGCCCATGACGCAGGGCCACACGCTCGTCGTGCCTCGAGCCGAGGTGGACAACTGGCAGGACCTGGACCCCGAGCTGTGGGGCAAGGTCATGTCGGTGTCGCAGAAGATCGGCCGCGCGGTGTGCAAGGCCTTCGACGCCGAGCGGGCCGGCGTGATCATCGCCGGGCTCGAGGTGCCGCACCTGCACGTGCACGTGTTCCCGGCCCGCAACCTGTCCGACTTCGGGTTCGCCAACGTCGACCGCAACCCGTCGCCGGAATCACTCGACGAGGCTCAGGCCAAGATCATCGCCGCCCTCGGCACCGCCGGCTGA
- a CDS encoding nuclear transport factor 2 family protein codes for MNPVVTASQSSWRCVQSHDREGWLALMADDIVVEDPIGESVTNPDGTGVKGKEALAAFYDTNIGPNQLTITCEETFPSSSPNEIAYILVLRTEFPNGFVATVRGPFTYKVNDAGLITNLRGYWNLEAMKFEQPAE; via the coding sequence ATGAACCCCGTAGTCACCGCGTCACAGTCGTCGTGGCGCTGCGTCCAGAGCCACGACCGGGAGGGCTGGCTGGCCCTGATGGCCGACGACATCGTCGTCGAAGACCCGATCGGCGAGTCCGTCACCAACCCGGACGGCACCGGCGTGAAGGGCAAGGAGGCACTGGCCGCCTTCTACGACACCAATATCGGGCCCAATCAGTTGACGATCACCTGCGAGGAGACGTTCCCGTCCAGCTCGCCCAACGAGATCGCCTACATTCTGGTGCTGCGCACCGAATTCCCCAACGGCTTCGTGGCCACCGTCCGCGGTCCGTTCACCTACAAGGTCAACGATGCCGGGCTGATCACCAACCTGCGCGGTTACTGGAACCTCGAGGCCATGAAATTCGAGCAGCCGGCCGAGTAA
- a CDS encoding NDMA-dependent alcohol dehydrogenase, whose amino-acid sequence MKTKGALIWEFNQPWSIEEIEIGDPVKDEVKIQMEASGMCHSDHHLVTGDIPMAGFPVLGGHEGAGIVVEVGPGVDHLAVGDHVVLSFIPSCGECPSCQAGMRNLCDLGMYLLTGTAVSDGTNRVHAADGTPVIPMTLLGTFSPYMVVHKSSVVKIDPTIPFEVACLVGCGVTTGYGSAVRSGDVRPGDDVCIVGVGGVGTGALQGALNAGARNVFVVDPVEFKRDNALKFGATHAYPDIFSAMAGVAEVTEGRMATKTIVTVGELHGEDIDNYLNITSKGGTCVVTAVANMASLDVKLNLAMLTLMQKRLQGTIFGGGNPHHDIPSLLAMYKAGRLNLDDMVTRQYKLEQINEGYKDMLEGRNIRGVIRYTDADR is encoded by the coding sequence ATGAAGACAAAAGGTGCTCTCATCTGGGAGTTCAACCAGCCGTGGTCGATCGAGGAGATCGAGATCGGCGACCCCGTCAAGGACGAGGTCAAGATCCAGATGGAAGCCTCGGGCATGTGCCACTCCGACCACCACCTGGTGACCGGTGACATCCCGATGGCCGGCTTCCCGGTCCTCGGAGGCCATGAGGGCGCCGGCATCGTGGTCGAGGTCGGCCCGGGTGTGGACCACCTCGCCGTCGGCGACCACGTCGTGCTCTCGTTCATCCCGTCGTGCGGTGAGTGTCCGTCGTGCCAGGCCGGCATGCGCAACCTGTGCGACCTGGGCATGTACCTGTTGACCGGTACCGCGGTCTCCGACGGCACCAACCGCGTGCACGCCGCCGACGGCACACCGGTCATCCCGATGACACTGCTGGGCACATTCAGCCCGTACATGGTGGTGCACAAGAGTTCTGTGGTGAAAATCGACCCGACCATTCCGTTCGAGGTCGCCTGCCTGGTCGGTTGCGGCGTCACCACGGGCTACGGCTCGGCGGTCCGCAGCGGCGACGTGCGCCCCGGTGATGATGTCTGCATCGTCGGCGTCGGCGGTGTCGGCACCGGCGCGCTGCAGGGCGCGCTCAACGCCGGCGCCCGCAACGTCTTCGTCGTGGATCCTGTTGAGTTCAAGCGTGACAATGCCCTGAAGTTCGGCGCCACGCACGCCTACCCGGACATCTTCAGCGCCATGGCCGGCGTCGCGGAGGTCACCGAAGGCCGCATGGCCACGAAGACCATCGTCACCGTCGGTGAGCTGCACGGCGAGGACATCGACAACTACCTCAACATCACCAGCAAGGGCGGCACGTGCGTCGTGACGGCGGTCGCGAACATGGCCAGCCTGGACGTCAAGCTGAACCTGGCGATGCTCACGCTGATGCAGAAGCGCCTGCAGGGCACCATCTTTGGCGGCGGCAACCCCCACCACGACATCCCGTCGCTGCTGGCGATGTACAAGGCCGGCCGCCTCAACCTCGATGACATGGTCACCCGGCAGTACAAGCTGGAGCAGATCAACGAGGGCTACAAGGACATGCTGGAGGGCCGCAACATCCGCGGTGTCATCCGGTACACCGACGCCGACCGCTGA
- a CDS encoding nuclear transport factor 2-like protein, producing the protein MTSFPREQLEEWVERWLQVNRDAEAAGDWKPMADFYTDDATYGWNIGPKEDVMCLGKAEIRDIALGLEMEGLEGWKYPYQRVVIDDKQGEVVGFWKQIVGGADNSAGATDSACFEVYGIGGSWFRLENVDGEPKIAWQRDFFDFGHVQKLYLDLMTAGKLSKGMQQRIQRSLAGEQLPGYYPLGEAPVPIW; encoded by the coding sequence ATGACGTCATTCCCCCGCGAACAACTCGAAGAGTGGGTCGAGCGGTGGCTGCAGGTCAACCGTGATGCCGAGGCGGCCGGCGACTGGAAGCCCATGGCCGACTTCTACACCGACGACGCCACGTACGGCTGGAACATCGGCCCCAAGGAGGACGTGATGTGCCTCGGTAAGGCCGAAATCCGCGACATCGCACTGGGTTTGGAGATGGAAGGCCTCGAGGGCTGGAAGTACCCGTACCAGCGGGTCGTGATCGACGACAAGCAGGGCGAGGTCGTCGGCTTTTGGAAGCAGATCGTCGGCGGAGCCGACAATTCAGCCGGAGCCACCGATTCCGCATGTTTCGAGGTCTACGGCATCGGCGGCAGCTGGTTCCGGCTGGAGAACGTCGACGGGGAACCCAAGATCGCCTGGCAGCGCGACTTCTTCGACTTCGGCCACGTGCAGAAGCTCTATCTGGACCTGATGACCGCGGGCAAGTTGTCCAAGGGCATGCAGCAACGCATCCAGCGCAGCCTGGCCGGCGAGCAGCTGCCGGGCTACTACCCGCTGGGCGAGGCCCCGGTCCCGATCTGGTGA
- a CDS encoding ferredoxin gives MAGYRVEVDRDLCQGHAMCALEAPDYFNVPKRGTVEILDETPPDEARDEIERAVAECPTQALFIRETS, from the coding sequence ATGGCTGGTTACCGCGTTGAAGTCGACCGCGACCTGTGCCAGGGCCACGCCATGTGTGCCCTGGAGGCGCCGGACTACTTCAACGTCCCCAAGCGCGGCACCGTCGAAATCCTCGACGAAACCCCGCCCGACGAAGCGCGCGACGAGATCGAGCGCGCCGTTGCCGAGTGCCCTACCCAAGCCCTGTTCATTCGCGAAACCAGCTGA
- a CDS encoding cytochrome P450 codes for MTITKDVQRVSGGAEEHGHLEEFRTDPIGLMQRVRDECGDVGWFQLADKQVVLLTGAEANEFFFRSSDSELNQAEAYPFMTPIFGEGVVFDADPERRAEMLHNTALRGEQMKGHAATIEREVRRMTENWGDSGEIDLLEFFSELTIYTSTACLIGPKFRNQLDSRFANYYHLLERGTDPLCYVDPYLPIESFRIRDEARANLVELVQEVMNGRIANPPTDKSDRDLLDVLVSIKDEEGNPRFSANEVTGMFISLMFAGHHTSSGTSSWTLIELLRHPDFYTKVQQELDDLYADGQEVSFHALRQIPNLDNALKETLRLHPPLIILMRVAQDEFEVEGHPIHKGQMVATSPAISNRIPDDFPDPDAFNPDRYEKPRQEDLLNRWTWIPFGAGKHRCVGAAFAQMQIKAIFSVLLREYEFEMAQPPGSYRNDHSKMVVQLARPATVRYRKRA; via the coding sequence ATGACCATTACCAAAGACGTACAACGAGTTTCCGGTGGCGCCGAGGAGCACGGTCACCTGGAGGAATTCCGCACCGACCCCATCGGCCTGATGCAGCGCGTCCGCGACGAGTGCGGCGATGTCGGCTGGTTCCAACTCGCGGACAAGCAGGTGGTGCTGCTGACCGGTGCCGAAGCCAACGAGTTCTTCTTTCGTTCCAGTGACAGCGAACTCAACCAGGCCGAGGCCTATCCGTTCATGACCCCGATCTTCGGTGAGGGCGTGGTGTTCGATGCCGACCCCGAGCGGCGCGCCGAGATGCTGCACAACACCGCGCTCCGCGGTGAACAGATGAAGGGCCATGCCGCCACCATCGAGCGCGAAGTCCGGCGGATGACCGAAAACTGGGGCGACTCTGGCGAAATCGACCTGCTGGAGTTCTTCTCCGAGCTCACCATCTACACCTCGACGGCCTGCCTGATCGGCCCCAAGTTCCGCAACCAGCTCGACTCGCGGTTCGCGAACTACTACCACCTGCTCGAGCGCGGCACCGATCCGCTGTGCTACGTCGACCCCTACCTGCCCATCGAGAGCTTCCGCATCCGCGACGAGGCCCGGGCCAACCTGGTCGAGTTGGTGCAGGAAGTCATGAATGGGCGAATCGCCAACCCGCCCACCGACAAGAGCGACCGGGATCTGCTCGACGTGCTGGTCTCGATCAAGGACGAAGAAGGCAATCCGCGCTTCAGCGCCAACGAGGTCACCGGCATGTTCATCTCGCTGATGTTCGCCGGGCACCACACCAGCTCGGGCACGTCGAGCTGGACGCTCATCGAGCTGCTGCGCCACCCCGACTTCTACACCAAGGTCCAGCAAGAGCTCGACGACCTGTACGCCGACGGGCAGGAGGTGAGTTTCCATGCGCTGCGCCAGATTCCGAATCTGGACAATGCGCTCAAGGAGACGCTGCGCCTGCACCCGCCGCTGATCATCCTGATGCGCGTGGCGCAGGACGAGTTCGAGGTCGAGGGGCACCCCATCCACAAGGGCCAGATGGTGGCCACCTCTCCGGCGATCTCGAACCGCATTCCCGACGACTTCCCGGACCCGGACGCCTTCAACCCCGACCGCTACGAGAAGCCGCGACAGGAAGACCTGCTCAACCGGTGGACCTGGATTCCGTTCGGCGCCGGCAAGCACCGCTGCGTGGGTGCGGCGTTCGCCCAGATGCAGATCAAGGCGATCTTCTCGGTTCTGTTGCGCGAGTACGAGTTCGAGATGGCTCAGCCCCCGGGGAGTTACCGCAACGACCACTCGAAGATGGTCGTGCAGTTGGCCCGGCCCGCGACCGTGCGCTATCGGAAGCGCGCCTGA
- a CDS encoding SDR family oxidoreductase has product MARFEPHPARRPAIVAGASSGIGAATATALAARGFPVALGARRVEKCQELVDQIKAEGGEAIALPLDVTDTASVENFVAKATAALGDIEVLVTGAGDTNFGRLHEMSTDDFAQQLQIHLVGANRMARAVLDGMVERRRGDLIFVGSDVALRQRPHMGAYGAAKAGLVAMVTNFQMELEGTGVRASVVHPGPTMTSMGWSLPAEKIGPALEDWAKWGQARHSYFLRAADLARAITFVAETPRGGFIANMELQPEAPLAEAKERQSLALGEEGMPGR; this is encoded by the coding sequence ATGGCCCGTTTTGAACCACATCCCGCCCGCAGGCCCGCCATTGTGGCCGGCGCCTCGTCCGGCATCGGCGCCGCGACGGCGACCGCACTCGCCGCCCGCGGCTTCCCGGTCGCGCTGGGGGCCCGCCGGGTGGAGAAGTGTCAGGAACTCGTCGATCAGATCAAAGCCGAAGGCGGAGAAGCGATTGCGCTGCCGCTCGACGTCACCGACACCGCGTCGGTCGAGAACTTCGTCGCCAAGGCAACCGCGGCTCTCGGCGACATCGAGGTCCTGGTCACCGGCGCCGGCGACACGAACTTCGGCCGGCTGCACGAGATGAGCACCGACGACTTCGCCCAGCAGCTGCAGATCCACCTGGTCGGCGCCAACCGCATGGCCCGCGCCGTCCTCGACGGCATGGTCGAGCGCCGACGCGGCGACCTGATCTTCGTCGGGTCCGACGTGGCGCTGCGCCAGCGCCCGCACATGGGCGCGTACGGCGCCGCGAAGGCCGGCCTGGTCGCGATGGTGACCAACTTCCAGATGGAGCTGGAAGGCACCGGCGTGCGCGCCTCGGTGGTGCATCCCGGCCCGACCATGACCTCGATGGGATGGAGCCTGCCGGCCGAGAAAATCGGTCCGGCCCTGGAGGATTGGGCCAAGTGGGGCCAGGCCCGGCACAGCTACTTCCTGCGCGCGGCCGACCTGGCGCGCGCCATCACGTTCGTCGCCGAGACCCCGCGCGGCGGATTCATCGCCAACATGGAACTTCAGCCCGAAGCGCCGCTGGCCGAAGCCAAGGAACGTCAATCGCTCGCGCTCGGCGAAGAAGGGATGCCTGGTCGATGA